A region of Streptomyces sp. TG1A-60 DNA encodes the following proteins:
- a CDS encoding IclR family transcriptional regulator, translated as MPSSSASTTGSAKSPSGGVQSLERAFDLLERMADAGGEVGLSELSASSGLPLPTIHRLMRTLVVCGYVRQQPNRRYALGPRLIRLGESASRLLGTWARPYLARLVEETGETANMALLDGDEIVYVAQVPSKHSMRMFTEVGRRVLPHSTGVGKVLLAGFPADEVRALLARTGMPAATERTITTPDGFLAALRDVRDLGYAVDDNEQEIGVRCLAVSVPNSPTAAAISISGPAGRVTEAATERIVPVLRQVAAELSEALASSTASG; from the coding sequence GCCGTCGTCCAGCGCCAGCACCACCGGCTCCGCCAAGTCGCCCTCCGGCGGTGTCCAGTCCCTCGAGCGCGCCTTCGATCTGCTGGAGCGGATGGCGGACGCCGGCGGTGAGGTCGGCCTCAGCGAACTCTCCGCGAGCAGCGGGCTGCCGCTGCCGACCATCCACCGGCTGATGCGGACGCTGGTCGTCTGCGGCTACGTACGCCAGCAGCCCAACCGCCGGTACGCCCTCGGCCCCCGCCTCATCCGCCTCGGCGAGTCCGCGTCCCGCCTCCTCGGCACCTGGGCGCGCCCCTACCTCGCGCGCCTCGTCGAGGAGACCGGCGAGACGGCGAACATGGCCCTCCTCGACGGCGACGAGATCGTGTACGTGGCCCAGGTGCCGTCCAAGCACTCCATGCGGATGTTCACCGAGGTGGGCCGCCGGGTGCTTCCCCACTCCACCGGCGTCGGCAAGGTCCTGCTCGCCGGCTTCCCCGCCGACGAGGTGCGCGCCCTGCTGGCCCGCACGGGCATGCCGGCCGCCACGGAGAGGACGATCACCACACCCGACGGCTTCCTCGCCGCGCTCCGCGACGTACGCGACCTCGGTTACGCCGTCGACGACAACGAACAGGAGATCGGCGTCCGCTGCCTCGCCGTCTCCGTCCCCAACTCCCCGACCGCCGCGGCCATTTCGATCTCAGGACCCGCGGGACGCGTCACCGAGGCGGCGACGGAACGGATCGTGCCGGTGCTCCGGCAGGTGGCAGCGGAGCTGTCGGAGGCTCTGGCGAGTTCGACCGCGAGCGGCTGA
- a CDS encoding DUF5955 family protein — protein sequence MLRSLGQRPVTGSDKDPRVAELRSAVSRLRRELAAYPVEFSDRGIAEDELAALAAMAVSGAPEVLRLRRSLLLIAGSIGSVSALAKGLAEVRTAVEVFGEPPRR from the coding sequence GTGTTGCGGAGCTTGGGGCAGAGGCCAGTGACCGGCAGTGACAAGGACCCGAGGGTGGCGGAGTTGCGCTCGGCCGTGTCCCGGCTGCGTCGTGAACTCGCCGCTTATCCGGTGGAGTTCTCGGACCGGGGGATCGCGGAGGACGAGCTGGCGGCTCTTGCGGCGATGGCCGTCAGCGGCGCCCCGGAGGTTCTCCGGCTGCGCCGCTCCCTGCTTCTGATAGCGGGCTCCATCGGCTCCGTCAGCGCGCTGGCGAAGGGGCTGGCGGAGGTGCGTACGGCGGTCGAGGTGTTCGGGGAGCCGCCGCGGCGGTGA
- a CDS encoding nucleotidyltransferase family protein, producing the protein MTHHEAENTAPRAAHHGAQDTTPRAAHHRSEVAGLLLAAGGGRRLGGRPKALLTHHGRPLVEHAVAVLRAGGCARIHVVLGAEAATVRTRAELPGCVLVDNPHWAEGMGSSLRAGLESLAGTGIDAVLVSLVDQPGIGPEAVARVLAAPRSHPAGPPHEPGPPSRPDTALVAASYDGRRGHPVLLGAGHWPAVAATATGDRGARAYLTAHEEAITLVECGDVARPYDIDTAADLVHLE; encoded by the coding sequence ATGACGCACCACGAGGCCGAGAACACCGCCCCACGCGCGGCCCACCACGGGGCCCAGGACACCACACCACGCGCGGCCCACCACAGGAGCGAGGTCGCCGGGCTGCTGCTGGCCGCCGGCGGCGGGCGGCGCCTCGGGGGACGCCCCAAGGCCCTGCTGACCCACCACGGCCGCCCCCTGGTGGAGCACGCGGTCGCGGTGCTGCGGGCGGGCGGCTGCGCCCGGATCCACGTGGTCCTCGGCGCCGAGGCGGCGACCGTACGGACCCGCGCCGAACTGCCCGGCTGCGTGCTGGTCGACAACCCGCACTGGGCCGAGGGCATGGGCTCGTCGCTGCGGGCGGGGCTGGAGTCCTTGGCCGGAACGGGCATCGACGCCGTCCTGGTCTCGCTCGTCGACCAGCCGGGCATCGGGCCGGAGGCGGTGGCCCGCGTCCTCGCCGCGCCCCGGTCACATCCGGCGGGCCCGCCGCACGAGCCGGGCCCGCCGAGCCGGCCCGACACCGCGCTCGTCGCAGCCTCGTACGACGGCCGGCGGGGCCACCCCGTCCTCCTCGGCGCGGGCCACTGGCCCGCTGTCGCGGCGACCGCCACCGGCGACCGGGGGGCACGCGCCTATCTGACGGCGCACGAGGAGGCGATCACGCTCGTCGAGTGCGGGGACGTGGCGCGGCCGTACGACATCGACACGGCGGCCGATCTGGTCCACCTGGAGTGA